AAAGAAATACAGGACATTGAAAAGGTCACCGGTCTCAGGGATGCGGGGGTTTATGCTGCGGGGTTTGACTTTTGGATTGACTGGGTAATATTTCCGGTAGCGATGGTCGCCGGGCTATTTAGTGCCAAATGGAGCAAAATCCTCGGCGGCAAGATGCTATTTGCCCATATAAAAAAGCGAAAGGATCAGCGCCCGCGGGTAGAGATGGTGCTTGAGGCAACGGGTATAAAAGATGGAAAAGAAAAAAAGGTAAGCAGAACCCTGAGCGCCGAAGACGGATTTGACCTGACTGCGTATGCGGTATTGGCTTGTATCCGTCAGTATTTTTCCGGAATCCTCGGAGCGCCCGGATTATATCTGATGGGGCAGATCGTGGAAGAGAAATCATTGCTGGAAGACCTGAAAATAATGGGCGTTACCATTACTGACAGGGAATAATTTTTCCCTTTTCCCGGTATCTATTCTCTGATATTTTTACGGCATGATCAGGAGGACACTTATTATTGCATGGCTGCTTTTGATGGCGGTCTCAATGAGGGCACAATTTTTTGGAAGTAAAGATTCCACCCACGGACGAATGTGGAATATCCGTTTTGTTTTGGACGGAGGCATGATTCCCCTTTCATTGCGGTTATCAGATTCCTACAGTGGGGAGAGTTACCCTGTGCTGTTTAGGCCAGACAGTACTACTTATCAGGAATGGCGATGGGAAGAGTGGCAGCGGGATACTATATATTCGATGCAGGATAGCTGGCCGGGTACTGTGCGGCTGGGCATTATGGTGAATGTTGTAAAAAAACTGTATGCCGGTGTAAGTTATTCCGGGCATTTTTTCAGAATGTATAATTCTTCCGGCAATCAAAGTTACCGTGCAGTAATTCCCTTTGGTACGTTGGAAGGAGCGCTCAGCTATGAGTTGCCGGTGCCTGGTATAAATCGAATCAGGTTAATGCCAACCATTTATGGAGGAACTTACGCCTCAGATGGCTATTACGGTTATGAAGGTGTAGGGCGGGAAATAGCAGTAGGCGGGAGGTTGGCATTGGGGCTGCAATTGCACAGGAAGTACCAGCATATGTTTCGCATTTGGGTTTCGTATCATCAACTCACTTACAAGGAAAGGGAACCCAGTTTCATTTATGAGGGCAGATTCCGCGATTATGAATCACGGTGGCAGGTAATGAATATGGGTTTTGGTCTATTGTTTCATATTGGGATAATGGAAGACCGTTAGTAAGGGACTCGCACAGTTACAGGAGCAGACCGGGACATTCCCCCAAGGATTCCCTGACCATTTTCCACATTGGTTTTTAGCAGCACAGGCTCTGCGAGCGGGTCATAACGTTGGGAATTTTGTTCATCGGTTGAGCGGAGGAATTTTCCTGTAGTGTAGTCCATGGTTTCCAGGCTAACGGTATATTCATTAAAAATAGAAACAGAGCCATCTGGGTTAACGAGAAGCTGCTCCCGGATACCATAGTATGGAGGTATGATATCAATGGACATTTCCTTTCCCTGATAGGGGTCATCCAAAATAATATCGGAGAAAGAGTGGTAAACAGAATATGCACTGTCCTCTCTAAAATCATTGGTAATGGGGTCAACAATCCAGAAAAATGACAAACCCGCCTGCGTGATCCGGAGTCGATAGGCGTTTTGTTCGTTGGCGTTATCCTGAAAAACCATTCGGATACCTTTTTCAGTCCAGGTAGAGTTTCCGCTTCCCTGCACGACATCTACAGGCCCGGTGGAGATGATTTCTGCGGAAGGGGGTACATGTGTCCGGGCAAATATTTCTTTTCCTTCCCATTTGAAAGAGAGTTCGTAAATATGGTCAGGTTTTATCGCTTCGATGCCTTCATACCAGTTAAGGTTTACGGTATCGGTCCCCCCCCACCATATATTCTGTTGTTCGACAGAAGTTCCACTTGCCTCTTTAAGCGGAAAGGTGTAGAGACCGTCAAATAGTAGGGGTGAAAGCTCTTTTATGAACTCATTGTTGAGTTTTGATTCCAGCCAGCCTTCAAGGGCGATATTTTGATAAATGAAGATACGGGGTACAGAGTCGGCCATGAGTAACCCCCAAACCACGGGTTTGTGCTGGAAGTCATTTTTATCAATCCGAATGGTCTGTTCGCAACTGATCAGGAGCATTACCGAAAATATAAAAAGGTATAAAAAATGGATTGGGTTTTTCATAATCGAGTGCTTAGAAGTTGAAAACATAAGTCAGAGAAGGAATCATGGGCAAAAGAGAAACCTGGCGGGTGACAAACTGGTTGGCATTGGCTCTCTGGTCGAAAGCAAAGTCCTGATAGACAAAAAATGGATTCCGGCGGTTGTAGGAGTTGTAAATATCGATATGCCAGGCGTAGGTGTATTTAGGTTTTTTGACCACATACCGAAGGCCCAGATCCAGGCGGTGATAAGATTTGAGGCGATAGCCATTTCGTCCGGAGAAATCGTCATACCAGGCGAAGGGATCTGCCCAGCCATTGATGGGTACCAAAAGTCTGCCGGAGGGAACCGTAAGCCAGTGTCCGCTTCCGTAGACAAAAGCAGAGGAGAAAGACCATTTTTCATTAAACTTATAGACAGTTACGATCGACAAATCATGTCTTCGGTCATATTTGGCAGGGTAGGGGCGGCCCAGGTTCAACTCATCAAATTGCCGCCAACTCCAGGAGAGCGTATATCCAATCCAGCCGGTGAGTCTTCCTGCGCGTTTTCTAAGGAAAAACTCCCCGCCATAGGCCCACCCTTTGCCAAAGACCAGTTCGGACTCAATATCATCCCGGAAGAAAAAATTAGCCCCTTCACGGTAGTCTATCTGGTTGGACATCTGTTTGTAGTATAGTTCTACACTCGCTTCATATTGGTCATTTCGTAGGTTTTGGAAATAGCCGATCGCCCCCTGGTGGGCTAACTGAGGTTTGACGATATTGCTGCTCGGCGTCCAGATGTCAAATGGCAGAGAAATTACCGAACTGCTCACGAGGTTCACGTATTGGTTCATCATGGTATAACCGGCCTTTACAGACCGGTTGGGGCCCAATGTATATTTGACGGTAAGCCGGGGTTCGAGTCCGTAGTAGGTCGTCTGACCACTTACGAAAAAAGGCGCGCGAAGACCAATATTTACTCCCAGTCTGTCGGTTACAGAAATTTCATCGTTGATATATGCTGCTGACTCGTGGACAAATTTACTTTTCCCCTGAACTTCCAGGGTATCGGATTGTGCTGTTTTTACCCGGGTAGAAGAGGGCGTAAAGGTGTGATAAATATAGTTGAGTCCAAATTTAATCTTATGGCGGGGTGTTGGGTAATAGTCAAAATCGATTTTACCGTTGAGATCTTCAATGCCAGAAAACAACACAGTTGCATCCTTACCGAAGGCCTGAGTCACTTTATAGTCAAAGTTGCTGTAAATGAAGGTGGCATTGGAAAAAAGTTTTGGGCCGAATAAATGATTCCATCGTGCGGTGAAGGTAATATTTCCCCAGTTCATATTGAGGAGGGAGGTATCCTGAACAGTTTTGGTTTCATTATATATTTTGTCTCTTCCATAATAGCCGCTGATAAACAGTCGGTCTTTATCTGAGATACGGTAATTGATTTTTGCATTAAAGTCATTAAAGTGATAACCAAAACTTTGGCCTTTGGGGAGAAAGGGTTGGATGAGTAAATCCCAGTAGAATCTTCTTCCCGATACCATGAAAGAAGCTTTGTCTTTGATGATCGGCCCTTCAACCGTAATTTTTGAGCTAATAAGACCGATTCCCCCTTCCCCGTGAAATTCTTTCATATTTCCCTCCTTCATCCCAATATCGAGAATGGAGGAAAGTCTGCCGCCAAAATTGGCAGGAAAGCTGCCTTTGTAGAGTGTTACATTGCGGATGGCGTCGGTATTAAAAATACTGACATACCCTGCCATATGAAAGGGATTATATACGATAGCCTCATCCATGAGGATGAGGTTTTGGTCTGCACCGCCCCCGCGGACATAATATCCGGCGGAAGCTTCTCCGCCGGACTGCACACCGGGGAGGAGTTGAATGCCTTTGAGTAAGTCTTTTTCTCCCCCGATGAAAGGCAGCATCTCGATTTCTGTTACGTTTACATCGATGGCACCCATCGAGGCTTTATCGACATTTTCGCGAGATTTTTGTTCGGTGATTACGACCTCATCAAGGCTGATTTCTTTTTCGGTCAGGGAAAAATCAATTGAATGATTCTGATCCATTGCCAGCGCAACAAACTGGGAGTTAAATCCAGGGTAATCTACCCGGATTTTTACCGAATCCACTTTCAGCGTAAGGGAATAAAATCCATAGCTATTGGTGTAGGTGCCGGTTTTGAGTTGCGGTTCTGCGACGATTGCACCTACCAGAATTTCTCCACTACTGGCATTTCGGACATACCCACTAATGGTTTTCTGAGCGCGGAGTTGCAGGGCGAAGAAAATAAAAAGCAGAATTAGTAAGAATTTTTTCACGGGTGTCTGATGATTTTCTCTGGCAAGAATACATATTAACTGTCAAAACACCAGTGTAAAATTTTTTACTCCTTTATGTGAGAAAGCCATTTTTTGTAAACAGAGATTTCAGCTCTTCCGCGTTATGAACCAGGTAATCGACTCCGATTCTGGTAAGTTTTTCACTATGGTTTTCTGTAATATGTCCCCCACCCAGGAAGCCTATGACGGTAAGTCCGGCAGCTTTAGCTGCGGTTACCCCCGCTTCGGAGTCTTCAATGACGATACAGGTTTCGGGGGACAAACCATGGCTTTTGAGTGCAAGTTGATACACGTCTGGCGCTGGTTTGGGATGGGCGACCATTTGGGAAGTGAAAATATGAGCGACAGGCATATAAGGAATTCCTGCACATGAGAGGCCGTGTTGTACGTGTTCGAGGTGGCTGTTAGAGACAATGGAGACAGGAAGTGAAAGGCTTCGAATGAGTTCGCCCATACCCTGTATGGGAAGAAGCCGTGTCTGGAATGCCGCAGCAGCTTCAGTTTTGAGTTCGTCATGAAAGTCTGGCGACAGATAAATATCGTTTTCTCTGGAGATAATCTCCAGAATTGCGGCATCCATCATCCCGGAGAACCGGCGGCAATAAGTAAGGGTATCGGTATGGTAGCCAACGGTGGCAAGTTTTTGCACGGCGATCTGTGCGTAGAGGATTTCAGAGTCAATGATTACGCCGTCGCAGTCGAATATGAGGTGCATAAAAATATGGGGGAAAGAAAACGGTGTTAAAAGGAGTGGATGAGGAGGGTTTTTATCAAGTGTTTTGGCTGCTTACCCCCGTTAACGGGGGTAAAGTTATGGAAAATTCTCCAGAAATTAATGCATCTATATTAAAAATTTCCTTAAAAACATCCTAACTAAAAATCAAGAGAGTTTGCGCGATTGTTAAGTTTCGTGATTTCCTTACCAGAATATATAATTTCTATTTGTGCTTCCCCGACATCTTCCTGTGATTCAAATTCTATTACTGCGGTTTGTGCCGCCATGTTTAGAGGGGCCGGTAATCTCGCAATGAGGTGCTTTCCTGAGTCTTTTCCATTTACTCTGCATACAACCGTAATATTTTCCGCTGTCTGGTTACCGATATTGTGAACGGTTGCCCGAATGGTTCTTCCATCGACTACAATATCTCTGGAATTGATCGCAAGATCTGCAGATGGGAAAAAGGTGTCCTTCGAAATTTTTTCTGCTTCTATTTCCACATTTAGCAAAATTCCCTCTGGTATCATTATGGGGATCATTTGTCCTCGCTCTGTGACCTCTATTCGCGTCGTGCCGGGCAGTCCATGAAGGGAATACAAACCTGGTTTCAGCCGCCATAGTTGCATCTGGATAGTTTTTGCGGGGCCAAAATTATAAATCTGGACTTTCAGACGCCCGGGTGTTGCTGCTTCTGTCAGCACAGCGATTTCTCTGCCGGTATTTTTCCAGGTCACTGCCATGCCTGGGTATTCGATGCCTTTACCGGGATGCCCGGTATACATTCCCGAAAGTAAGTCTTCGCCTTCTACATACACCCGATCGGTAAATTTTACCTCTGTCGTCCTAAGGGGAAGGTTGTAGCGAAGTGCTTCAACTGCTTCTTCCAGTCCCGATTCGATACGTGATATGTTCCCATCCAGGGTGTATTGCAAATAAGGGGAACCGTATGCTCCAAGAAACGCGTCAAACTGGTTGTTCCCGGTTATTGTCCGCGCAATATTCATCATGGAAATGCCGTCTCTTCGGTGGTTTTCATCATCTGCGACTTCTCCTCTGAGATATGCACCGGCCCATGCAGCAGAACCTTCGACCTTCGAATCCCCCTTGCCTTTTGTGTCCCGCGCCAGACGGATGGTCTCATTTACGGGTATCAGAAATGTTTCGTCTCCGGTGATGTCATACATACCAATCAGTTGATGATACATTTCGCTTACCCCGCCCATATGCTGCCAGTTGTAGTAATCCCACCCCTGACGGGGGAAATACCACTCGGGCGAATAACCCCCAATCTCATCGCCGGGAAAAGATACTGCCGCAGGTAACAATCCCTTTGGCTTGCCTTTTTCTGTTCGTGCTGCGTCTTCCACCCAGGCTTTCCCCCATTCGGTGAAAAGTTGTACCAACTGTGGATTGTGGCTGTACCAGGCAGCCCAAAGTCCGGGAAGGGTGGCGCGTGTGTTCATCGGCACATCCACGCCGAAAGGCGGACCCTCACGCATCGCTGTAGCGGAAAAATGGCTGGACTTAATATGCCTGTGCCCCCGGGGGGTGATGCCCGTCCATACGTCGCGAAAATTCTGCATACTGCGCAGACACCGCTCTACATATTCGGGGTCTCCATAATGAATCATCAAAAGTGCGGAGTGAGTGTCGCGAAACAGTTCTGCCGCATGTTCGACATCTTCGAGCTTTTTTGAATAGGCATTTTCTAAAGTCCCGCTCTGCCAGACGCCTTCTGCCAAACGGGTATATCCTACCCGTGCCAGTGAATCATCTGCCCCCAAAATGGCAGGCAACCACCAACGAAGAATTTCGACGTCATCGCCAAATTTTCCCCCGAGTTCGCCATTTTCCGCCTGCTTCTCACTTACCCACCAGTGGATGATTTCCAACATTCGGCACATGAGTTCGCGCTGTAATACTGCCCACCGGGGCGCAGTAGGATCTGCGTTATTACAAGGGCTCTCATACGTAATTTTTTCCCCCCGGTACATTCTCAGAAGTTCAAAGTCTGGATAACGGTCTCCCAGCAAATCAAAAAACTCCCGGGCTTCGATTTTGTCATGGGCGAATTCCTGCTCCAGGTATAGCCAGTA
The DNA window shown above is from Bacteroidia bacterium and carries:
- a CDS encoding HAD family phosphatase — encoded protein: MHLIFDCDGVIIDSEILYAQIAVQKLATVGYHTDTLTYCRRFSGMMDAAILEIISRENDIYLSPDFHDELKTEAAAAFQTRLLPIQGMGELIRSLSLPVSIVSNSHLEHVQHGLSCAGIPYMPVAHIFTSQMVAHPKPAPDVYQLALKSHGLSPETCIVIEDSEAGVTAAKAAGLTVIGFLGGGHITENHSEKLTRIGVDYLVHNAEELKSLFTKNGFLT
- a CDS encoding DUF4249 family protein, which codes for MKNPIHFLYLFIFSVMLLISCEQTIRIDKNDFQHKPVVWGLLMADSVPRIFIYQNIALEGWLESKLNNEFIKELSPLLFDGLYTFPLKEASGTSVEQQNIWWGGTDTVNLNWYEGIEAIKPDHIYELSFKWEGKEIFARTHVPPSAEIISTGPVDVVQGSGNSTWTEKGIRMVFQDNANEQNAYRLRITQAGLSFFWIVDPITNDFREDSAYSVYHSFSDIILDDPYQGKEMSIDIIPPYYGIREQLLVNPDGSVSIFNEYTVSLETMDYTTGKFLRSTDEQNSQRYDPLAEPVLLKTNVENGQGILGGMSRSAPVTVRVPY
- a CDS encoding TonB-dependent receptor; its protein translation is MKKFLLILLFIFFALQLRAQKTISGYVRNASSGEILVGAIVAEPQLKTGTYTNSYGFYSLTLKVDSVKIRVDYPGFNSQFVALAMDQNHSIDFSLTEKEISLDEVVITEQKSRENVDKASMGAIDVNVTEIEMLPFIGGEKDLLKGIQLLPGVQSGGEASAGYYVRGGGADQNLILMDEAIVYNPFHMAGYVSIFNTDAIRNVTLYKGSFPANFGGRLSSILDIGMKEGNMKEFHGEGGIGLISSKITVEGPIIKDKASFMVSGRRFYWDLLIQPFLPKGQSFGYHFNDFNAKINYRISDKDRLFISGYYGRDKIYNETKTVQDTSLLNMNWGNITFTARWNHLFGPKLFSNATFIYSNFDYKVTQAFGKDATVLFSGIEDLNGKIDFDYYPTPRHKIKFGLNYIYHTFTPSSTRVKTAQSDTLEVQGKSKFVHESAAYINDEISVTDRLGVNIGLRAPFFVSGQTTYYGLEPRLTVKYTLGPNRSVKAGYTMMNQYVNLVSSSVISLPFDIWTPSSNIVKPQLAHQGAIGYFQNLRNDQYEASVELYYKQMSNQIDYREGANFFFRDDIESELVFGKGWAYGGEFFLRKRAGRLTGWIGYTLSWSWRQFDELNLGRPYPAKYDRRHDLSIVTVYKFNEKWSFSSAFVYGSGHWLTVPSGRLLVPINGWADPFAWYDDFSGRNGYRLKSYHRLDLGLRYVVKKPKYTYAWHIDIYNSYNRRNPFFVYQDFAFDQRANANQFVTRQVSLLPMIPSLTYVFNF